The Polyodon spathula isolate WHYD16114869_AA chromosome 45, ASM1765450v1, whole genome shotgun sequence region ttctGAATACCTCGTGTACAAGagagtgtaagagaagtgctgtgGCAGAATATGTTTGAAATAGTCAAAATATACACTGACACTaatccttttcatttttgtttgtctgccACGCCAACTGCGCtttccttttaaaaagtaaattaaacgaCTGGTGACTTTTAAATCAAACATTTGTAATGGTATTTtgcaaagcaaatatatttagggaatatgagaaataataaaaattggTCTTCTATGTTTCAGACACGGATATGAAATTGGTATGTCTTAGTAGAGGACAAGGATCAGAAATGGCATCTTCTCACGTTAAAGAGGAGGACCCAGAAATGGAACCTGTCCACTTTAAAGAGGAGCTTCCTGATTCTGCACATATTAAACCAGAGGTAGCCAAGCCTGATGCTTCCTTAAATGAAGGAGGGGCATCTCATGACATGCATACTAATGGAGAGGAGGGGACTGAGCTGGGTTCCATTCAGAGGAAATGTCACATCTCCCAGCTGGAGGCCATCCAGATACATCCTTCATCACAACAGGAACCAAGGTCACCTTCACCCTGTGGGACAACAATGTTAGAAAAAAATCTCCAGcaaactcacacaggagagaaaccacaccactgtactgaatgtggaaAGAGCTTCACTCATTTAGGGAACTTCAAACAACACCAGCGGTCTCATATAGGCGAGAAACCTCACCGCTGCATAAACTGTGGGAGAAGTTTCACTTATTTAAGAACCTTTAGAAGACACCAGTgcgttcacacaggagagaaacggTTTCACTGTAGTGAATGTGGAAAGAGCTTCACTCGATTAGGAACCCTTAAACAACACCAGCTAATTCACtcaggagagaaaccacaccaCTGTAGTGAATGTGGAAAGAGCTTCATTCGATCAGGAAGACTTAAACAACACCAGCTAATTCACTCGGGAGAGAAACCACACCACTGTAGCGAATGTGGAAAGAGCTTCATTGAATTAGGAAGCCTTAAAAAACACCAGCGacttcacacaggagagaaaacGCACAACTGCAATGAATGTGAGAAGAGTTTCTTTCAAATAGGCAACcttaaaaaacaccagcgaattcacaacTGGTGGAATTCCTTAACAAACACCAGAAAATTTAAGCAAGACAGAAGCCCTGTCGCTGAAGAGATTAACTTGCTCAAATCAAGTGAAGAGTCATGAATGCAGTATTGTAAAACGTAGATAATTGTGATGAAAACTAAGGTGTACCATGTGCTTCaccacatataataaaatattcatatcAGTATAGTATGACTAAGTGTGAAAAAAGAATGTCTCAAGTTACACATTTGATTTCAGAGTTAGTGTTTTAAAGATAGTTTTTATATTCTGGTCTgattttacaaatgaaaatgcaaatgatGTCTAACACATTGACACTGATTAAATACCTTTAGCTTGTGTGGTATGTCTATGAGAAATCAGTCTAGTCAATCCATCTAAATTGTATGTCTCAATTAAAATATGCAAGTCAtcgtactgtatatacagtattaggTATGGCATGATTAGTTGCAGAATTCTTAACACAGGTAACTCCCCCTTCCCAGAGAGGGATATGGAACATGTGTAGAATAAAACTTCATTTTGTTGTAACTTTAGCTGTATTGCTCATAGAAGAATCTGTTTCATTCTCCTAATTTTATTACTGTTACAGGCATGTTAAACATGTTATACAGTAATTAAGGGAAAATTATTTTCAACTTCATCAAAGCAcaataaacatttcagttttattggGAAAACATACCTAAACAACGTTTGAACTTGCGTCCGCAAGACTAGTTAATAAAATGATTCTAATAAAATGATTCCACCCTGGACGCGAGTAGCTGTAATCCAGTGGTTTCCATGCTCTTGAGAATCTGGGCAAAGGACGATCTTCCTGTACGAACAATCCCACCAGTTGTCAATGTGTCATCAATCAGTGTGGACCGGAAACCACTGACTT contains the following coding sequences:
- the LOC121305948 gene encoding zinc finger protein 135-like isoform X1 → MKRDTGVGHVESGSAVFSFAMSSGGSEMAPVSSLSSCAALAQWGAVNQAAASAGGFAVFGLCLRTDQPHSQEVSEMEAAHLSPELPIRWVVSADRTVEIKEEVTELGCDQANERILQEETPPSSITERDTDMKLVCLSRGQGSEMASSHVKEEDPEMEPVHFKEELPDSAHIKPEVAKPDASLNEGGASHDMHTNGEEGTELGSIQRKCHISQLEAIQIHPSSQQEPRSPSPCGTTMLEKNLQQTHTGEKPHHCTECGKSFTHLGNFKQHQRSHIGEKPHRCINCGRSFTYLRTFRRHQCVHTGEKRFHCSECGKSFTRLGTLKQHQLIHSGEKPHHCSECGKSFIRSGRLKQHQLIHSGEKPHHCSECGKSFIELGSLKKHQRLHTGEKTHNCNECEKSFFQIGNLKKHQRIHNWWNSLTNTRKFKQDRSPVAEEINLLKSSEES
- the LOC121305948 gene encoding zinc finger protein 501-like isoform X2, which codes for MEAAHLSPELPIRWVVSADRTVEIKEEVTELGCDQANERILQEETPPSSITERDTDMKLVCLSRGQGSEMASSHVKEEDPEMEPVHFKEELPDSAHIKPEVAKPDASLNEGGASHDMHTNGEEGTELGSIQRKCHISQLEAIQIHPSSQQEPRSPSPCGTTMLEKNLQQTHTGEKPHHCTECGKSFTHLGNFKQHQRSHIGEKPHRCINCGRSFTYLRTFRRHQCVHTGEKRFHCSECGKSFTRLGTLKQHQLIHSGEKPHHCSECGKSFIRSGRLKQHQLIHSGEKPHHCSECGKSFIELGSLKKHQRLHTGEKTHNCNECEKSFFQIGNLKKHQRIHNWWNSLTNTRKFKQDRSPVAEEINLLKSSEES